From Corvus moneduloides isolate bCorMon1 chromosome 4, bCorMon1.pri, whole genome shotgun sequence, one genomic window encodes:
- the PHTF2 gene encoding putative homeodomain transcription factor 2 isoform X2 — MLLLLKIGAYDQQIWEKSVEQREIKGLRNKPKKTGHVKPDLIDVDLVRGSAFAKAKPESPWTSLTRKGIVRVVFFPFFYRWWLQVTSRVIFFWLLVLYLLQVAAVVLFYTAQSPHNIPLTEVIGPVWLMLLLGTVHCQIVSTRTPKPPPSTGGKRRRKLRKAAHLEVHREGDGSSTTDNTQEGTVQSYGTSTSCSIGAVFRDIWHAAFFLSGSKKAKNSIDKSTETDNGYVSLDGKKPGKGSEECVQGHERRCEVIRPEETGWSPSTVRDALSNHSRHKDTHRAVTNLSDEVSSEEGPETGYSLRRNVERTSSDCTLRNRKSHHYKKHYPLEDTPKSGTSCSSRCSSSRQDSESARPESETEDVLWEDLLHCAECHSSCTSETDVESPQVNPCVKKEYRDDPFHQSHLPWIHSLNPGLEKISAIVWEGNDCKKADMSVLEISGMIMNRVNSYIPGIGYQIFGNVISLILGLMPFVFRLSQAKDLEQLAAHSATELCMTAFGSDGDVLVLSMVIISFVVRVSLVWIFFFLLCVAERTYKQRLLFAKLFGHLTSARRARKSEVPHFRLKKVQNIKMWLSLRSYLKRRGPQRSVDVIVSSAFLLTISVVFICCAQLLHMHEIFLDCHYNWELVIWCISLTLFLLRFVTLGSETSKKYSNTSILLTEQINLYLKMEKKPNKKEELTLVNNVLKLATKLLKELDSPFRLYGLTMNPLLYNITQVVILSAVSGVISDLLGFNLKLWKIKS, encoded by the exons ATGCTTCTCTTGTTGAAg ATTGGAGCGTACGATCAACAAATATGGGAAAAATCAGTagagcaaagagaaataaag GGTTTgagaaacaaaccaaagaaaacaggaCATGTGAAACCAGACCTCATAGATGTTGATCTTGTAAGAG gatctGCTTTTGCTAAAGCAAAACCTGAAAGTCCTTGGACATCTTTGACCCGCAAAGGAATCGTGagagttgttttctttccattcttctACAGGTGGTGGCTGCAAGTGACATCAAGGgtcatttttttctggctgcttGTTCTTTACCTTCTCCAAG tTGCTGCTGTAGTGCTATTCTATACAGCCCAAAGCCCACATAATATACCTCTGACTGAAGTCATTGGGCCAGTATGGCTCATGTTGCTGCTTGGGACTGTGCACTGTCAGATTGTTTCAACACGAACTCCTAAGCCacctcccagcacagggggtAAAAGAAGAAG GAAATTAAGGAAAGCAGCACATTTGGAAGTACATAGGGAAGGAGATGGCTCTAGTACCACAGATAACACACAGGAGGGAACAGTGCAGAGCTACGGTACAAGCACCTCTTGCAGTATTGGCGCTGTCTTCAGAGATATCTGgcatgctgctttctttttatcagG atCTAAGAAAGCAAAAAACTCAATAGATAAATCCACTGAAACTGATAATGGCTACGTGTCTCTTGATGGGAAAAAACCAGGCAAAGGCAGTGAAGAATGTGTGCAGGGCCATGAACGTCGGTGTGAAGTGATTAGGCCAGAAGAGACAGGGTGGAGCCCTTCCACAGTGAGAGATGCCTTGAGCAATCACAGTCGCCACAAA GATACTCACAGGGCTGTGACAAATTTATCAGATGAAGTTTCTAGTGAGGAAGGGCCTGAAACTGGCTATTCTTTACGTCGCAATGTAGAACGCACTTCTAGTGATTGTACACTTCGAAACAGGAAATCTCACCATTATAAGAAACACTACCCTCTGGAG GATACACCTAAATCAGGTACTAGCTGCAGTTCTCGGTGCTCAAGCTCCAGACAAGACTCTGAGAGTGCAAGGCCAGAGTCAGAAACAGAAGATGTGCTGTGGGAGGACCTCTTACACTGTGCTGAGTGCCACTCGTCCTGTACCAGTGAGACAGATGTGGAAAGCCCTCAAGTGAATCCGTGTGTGAAGAAAGAGTACAGAGATGACCCATTTCATCAG AGTCATTTGCCTTGGATCCACAGTTTGAATCCAGGATTAGAAAAAATAAGTGCAATTGTATGGGAGGGTAATGACTGCAAGAAAGCAGATATGTCTGTGCTTGAAATCAGTGGTATGATAATGAACAGA gtgaaCAGCTATATACCAGGAATTGGTTATCAAATTTTTGGAAATGTCATATCTTTAATCTTGGGTTTAATGCCCTTTGTCTTTCGACTTTCCCAAGCTAAAGATTTAGAACAACTAGCTGCACATTCTGCCACTGAGCTTTGCATGACTGCATTTGGATCAGATGGAGATGTTTTGGTTCTCTCAATGGTTATTATAAGTTTTGTGGTCCGGGTGTCTCTAgtgtggattttcttttttctgctctgtgtagCAGAGAGAACATATAAACAG aggCTACTTTTTGCCAAACTTTTTGGTCATCTAACATCTGCCAGAAGGGCAAGAAAATCGGAGGTTCCTCACTTCCGCTTGAAGAAAGTGCAGAATATAAAAATGTGGCTTTCTCTCAGGTCCTATCTAAAG CGTCGAGGTCCTCAGCGCTCCGTGGATGTCATCGTTTCATCTGCCTTCCTACTGACTATCTCAGTTGTGTTCATCTGTTGTGCACAG ctacTTCACATGCATGAGATCTTCCTTGATTGTCACTACAATTGGGAACTCGTAATTTGGTGCATTTCACTAACTCTTTTTCTCTTAAGATTTGTTACTCTTGGAtctgaaacaagcaaaaaatacagcaatacCTCAATATTGCTAACTGAGCAG ATAAACTTGTActtgaaaatggagaaaaagccTAATAAGAAGGAGGAACTGACACTAGTGAACAATGTTTTAAAGCTTGCTACTAAGTTATTGAAG
- the PHTF2 gene encoding putative homeodomain transcription factor 2 isoform X1 codes for MASKVTDAIVWYQKKIGAYDQQIWEKSVEQREIKGLRNKPKKTGHVKPDLIDVDLVRGSAFAKAKPESPWTSLTRKGIVRVVFFPFFYRWWLQVTSRVIFFWLLVLYLLQVAAVVLFYTAQSPHNIPLTEVIGPVWLMLLLGTVHCQIVSTRTPKPPPSTGGKRRRKLRKAAHLEVHREGDGSSTTDNTQEGTVQSYGTSTSCSIGAVFRDIWHAAFFLSGSKKAKNSIDKSTETDNGYVSLDGKKPGKGSEECVQGHERRCEVIRPEETGWSPSTVRDALSNHSRHKDTHRAVTNLSDEVSSEEGPETGYSLRRNVERTSSDCTLRNRKSHHYKKHYPLEDTPKSGTSCSSRCSSSRQDSESARPESETEDVLWEDLLHCAECHSSCTSETDVESPQVNPCVKKEYRDDPFHQSHLPWIHSLNPGLEKISAIVWEGNDCKKADMSVLEISGMIMNRVNSYIPGIGYQIFGNVISLILGLMPFVFRLSQAKDLEQLAAHSATELCMTAFGSDGDVLVLSMVIISFVVRVSLVWIFFFLLCVAERTYKQRLLFAKLFGHLTSARRARKSEVPHFRLKKVQNIKMWLSLRSYLKRRGPQRSVDVIVSSAFLLTISVVFICCAQLLHMHEIFLDCHYNWELVIWCISLTLFLLRFVTLGSETSKKYSNTSILLTEQINLYLKMEKKPNKKEELTLVNNVLKLATKLLKELDSPFRLYGLTMNPLLYNITQVVILSAVSGVISDLLGFNLKLWKIKS; via the exons ATTGGAGCGTACGATCAACAAATATGGGAAAAATCAGTagagcaaagagaaataaag GGTTTgagaaacaaaccaaagaaaacaggaCATGTGAAACCAGACCTCATAGATGTTGATCTTGTAAGAG gatctGCTTTTGCTAAAGCAAAACCTGAAAGTCCTTGGACATCTTTGACCCGCAAAGGAATCGTGagagttgttttctttccattcttctACAGGTGGTGGCTGCAAGTGACATCAAGGgtcatttttttctggctgcttGTTCTTTACCTTCTCCAAG tTGCTGCTGTAGTGCTATTCTATACAGCCCAAAGCCCACATAATATACCTCTGACTGAAGTCATTGGGCCAGTATGGCTCATGTTGCTGCTTGGGACTGTGCACTGTCAGATTGTTTCAACACGAACTCCTAAGCCacctcccagcacagggggtAAAAGAAGAAG GAAATTAAGGAAAGCAGCACATTTGGAAGTACATAGGGAAGGAGATGGCTCTAGTACCACAGATAACACACAGGAGGGAACAGTGCAGAGCTACGGTACAAGCACCTCTTGCAGTATTGGCGCTGTCTTCAGAGATATCTGgcatgctgctttctttttatcagG atCTAAGAAAGCAAAAAACTCAATAGATAAATCCACTGAAACTGATAATGGCTACGTGTCTCTTGATGGGAAAAAACCAGGCAAAGGCAGTGAAGAATGTGTGCAGGGCCATGAACGTCGGTGTGAAGTGATTAGGCCAGAAGAGACAGGGTGGAGCCCTTCCACAGTGAGAGATGCCTTGAGCAATCACAGTCGCCACAAA GATACTCACAGGGCTGTGACAAATTTATCAGATGAAGTTTCTAGTGAGGAAGGGCCTGAAACTGGCTATTCTTTACGTCGCAATGTAGAACGCACTTCTAGTGATTGTACACTTCGAAACAGGAAATCTCACCATTATAAGAAACACTACCCTCTGGAG GATACACCTAAATCAGGTACTAGCTGCAGTTCTCGGTGCTCAAGCTCCAGACAAGACTCTGAGAGTGCAAGGCCAGAGTCAGAAACAGAAGATGTGCTGTGGGAGGACCTCTTACACTGTGCTGAGTGCCACTCGTCCTGTACCAGTGAGACAGATGTGGAAAGCCCTCAAGTGAATCCGTGTGTGAAGAAAGAGTACAGAGATGACCCATTTCATCAG AGTCATTTGCCTTGGATCCACAGTTTGAATCCAGGATTAGAAAAAATAAGTGCAATTGTATGGGAGGGTAATGACTGCAAGAAAGCAGATATGTCTGTGCTTGAAATCAGTGGTATGATAATGAACAGA gtgaaCAGCTATATACCAGGAATTGGTTATCAAATTTTTGGAAATGTCATATCTTTAATCTTGGGTTTAATGCCCTTTGTCTTTCGACTTTCCCAAGCTAAAGATTTAGAACAACTAGCTGCACATTCTGCCACTGAGCTTTGCATGACTGCATTTGGATCAGATGGAGATGTTTTGGTTCTCTCAATGGTTATTATAAGTTTTGTGGTCCGGGTGTCTCTAgtgtggattttcttttttctgctctgtgtagCAGAGAGAACATATAAACAG aggCTACTTTTTGCCAAACTTTTTGGTCATCTAACATCTGCCAGAAGGGCAAGAAAATCGGAGGTTCCTCACTTCCGCTTGAAGAAAGTGCAGAATATAAAAATGTGGCTTTCTCTCAGGTCCTATCTAAAG CGTCGAGGTCCTCAGCGCTCCGTGGATGTCATCGTTTCATCTGCCTTCCTACTGACTATCTCAGTTGTGTTCATCTGTTGTGCACAG ctacTTCACATGCATGAGATCTTCCTTGATTGTCACTACAATTGGGAACTCGTAATTTGGTGCATTTCACTAACTCTTTTTCTCTTAAGATTTGTTACTCTTGGAtctgaaacaagcaaaaaatacagcaatacCTCAATATTGCTAACTGAGCAG ATAAACTTGTActtgaaaatggagaaaaagccTAATAAGAAGGAGGAACTGACACTAGTGAACAATGTTTTAAAGCTTGCTACTAAGTTATTGAAG